One genomic region from Apodemus sylvaticus chromosome 1, mApoSyl1.1, whole genome shotgun sequence encodes:
- the LOC127680803 gene encoding olfactory receptor 51B4: protein MWSNNSDAPFLLTGFLGLEMIHHWISIPFFVIYVSIILGNGTLLFIIWNDHSLHEPMYYFLAVLASTDLGMTLTTMPTVLGVLVLNQREIAHGACFIQSYFIHSLAIVESGVLLAMSYDRFVAICTPLHYNSILTNSRVMKMALGVLLRGFVSIVPPILPLFWFPYCQSHVLSHAFCLHQDVMKLACADITFNRIYPVVLVALTFFLDALIIVFSYVLILRTVMGIASGEERAKALNTCISHISCVLVFYITVIGLTFIHRFGKHAPHVVHITMSYVYFLFPPFMNPIIYSIKTKQIQRSVLRLLSRHSRT, encoded by the coding sequence ATGTGGTCCAACAATAGTGATGCTCCTTTCCTACTGACTGGCTTTCTGGGCTTGGAAATGATTCACCACTGGATTTCCATTCCTTTCTTTGTCATCTATGTCTCCATCATTTTAGGGAATGGTACCCTTCTCTTCATCATTTGGAATGACCACAGCCTTCATGAGCCCATGTACTACTTCTTGGCTGTGCTGGCAAGTACAGATCTTGGGATGACACTAACTACGATGCCCACAGTGCTGGGTGTCCTGGTGTTGAATCAGAGGGAGATTGCACATGGGGCCTGTTTCATTCAATCCTACTTCATCCACTCACTAGCCATTGTAGAATCAGGGGTCTTGCTTGCCATGTCTTATGATCGATTTGTTGCCATCTGCACGCCTCTACATTACAACTCTATCCTTACCAATTCTAGGGTGATGAAGATGGCACTGGGGGTACTGCTCAGAGGTTTTGTGTCCATTGTGCCCCCAATCCTGCCTCTCTTTTGGTTCCCATACTGCCAGTCCCATGTTCTTTCTCATGCCTTCTGCCTCCACCAAGATGTCATGAAACTTGCATGTGCTGATATTACATTTAACCGCATATATCCAGTTGTTTTGGTTGCCTTGACTTTCTTCCTTGATGCACTCATCATTGTCTTTTCCTATGTCCTCATTCTAAGGACAGTTATGGGCATTGCCTCTGGAGAAGAGAGAGCAAAGGCTCTCAACACCTGTATCTCTCACATTAGCTGTGTCCTGGTCTTTTATATCACTGTGATTGGCCTGACCTTCATTCATAGGTTTGGAAAGCATGCCCCCCATGTGGTGCACATTACCATGAGCTATGTctactttctctttcctccatttATGAACCCGATCATTTACAGCATCAAGACCAAGCAGATCCAGAGGAGTGTTCTCCGTCTACTATCCAGACACAGTAGGACTTAA
- the LOC127680795 gene encoding olfactory receptor 51B2-like, which yields MWSNISAAPFLLTGFPGLEAAHHWISIPFFAIYISVLLGNGTLLYLIKDDTNLHEPMYYFLAMLAGTDLTVTLTTMPTVMAVLWVNHREIRHGACFLQAYIIHSLSIVESGVLLAMSYDRFVAICTPLHYNSILTNSRVIAIGLGVVLRGFLSLVPPILPLFWFPYCRSHVLSHAFCLHQDVMKLACADITFNRIYPVVLVALTFFLDALIIFFSYVLILKTVMGIASGEERAKALNTCVSHISCVLVFYITVIGLTFIHRFGKHAPHVVHITMSYVYFLFPPFMNPIIYSIKTKQIQRNVLRLLSV from the coding sequence ATGTGGTCCAATATCAGTGCTGCCCCCTTCCTGCTGACTGGCTTCCCAGGACTGGAAGCAGCTCATCACTGGATCTCTATCCCCTTCTTTGCCATCTATATCTCTGTGCTTCTGGGCAATGGCACACTTCTCTACCTCATCAAGGATGACACCAACCTCCATGAACCGATGTACTATTTCCTTGCCATGCTGGCAGGCACAGACCTCACAGTTACCCTGACTACAATGCCCACTGTAATGGCTGTTTTATGGGTGAATCACAGAGAGATAAGACACGGGGCCTGCTTCTTACAGGCCTACATCATTCACTCCCTTTCCATTGTGGAGTCAGGGGTCTTGCTTGCCATGTCTTATGATCGATTTGTCGCCATCTGCACACCTCTGCATTACAATTCTATCCTTACCAATTCCAGGGTTATAGCAATAGGGCTTGGGGTTGTACTGAGGGGTTTTTTATCTCTTGTACCGCCAATCCTGCCTCTCTTTTGGTTCCCATATTGCCGTTCCCATGTTCTTTCTCATGCCTTCTGCCTCCACCAAGATGTCATGAAACTTGCATGTGCTGATATTACATTTAACCGCATATATCCAGTTGTTTTGGTTGCCTTGACTTTCTTCCTTGATGCActcataattttcttttcctatgtCCTCATTCTGAAGACAGTTATGGGCATTGCCTCTGGAGAGGAGAGAGCAAAGGCTCTCAACACATGTGTCTCTCACATTAGCTGTGTCCTGGTCTTTTATATCACTGTGATTGGCCTGACCTTCATTCACAGGTTTGGAAAGCATGCCCCCCATGTGGTACACATTACCATGAGCTATGTctactttctctttcctccatttATGAACCCGATCATTTACAGCATAAAGACCAAGCAGATTCAGAGGAATGTTCTCCGTCTCCTATCTGTATAA